A region of Tolypothrix sp. NIES-4075 DNA encodes the following proteins:
- the rplL gene encoding 50S ribosomal protein L7/L12, with translation MSATTDQILEQLKSLTLLEASELVKQIEEAFGVSAAAPVGGMMMAAPGGVAAPTEEAVEQTEFDVILESVPADKKIAVLKIVRELTGLGLKEAKDLVEAAPKSVKDGIAKDAAEDAKKRIEEAGGKVTVK, from the coding sequence ATGTCTGCTACAACCGATCAAATTTTGGAACAATTGAAATCTTTGACTTTGCTGGAAGCATCTGAATTAGTCAAGCAAATTGAAGAAGCTTTCGGCGTAAGTGCTGCTGCACCAGTTGGTGGTATGATGATGGCTGCTCCCGGTGGTGTTGCTGCGCCTACTGAAGAAGCTGTTGAGCAAACTGAGTTTGACGTAATTCTAGAATCAGTTCCAGCTGATAAGAAGATTGCCGTACTGAAGATTGTCCGGGAATTGACAGGTTTGGGTCTCAAAGAAGCCAAAGATTTGGTGGAAGCTGCACCCAAGTCTGTTAAAGATGGTATTGCTAAGGATGCTGCTGAAGATGCCAAGAAGCGCATCGAAGAAGCTGGTGGTAAGGTGACTGTGAAGTAG
- the rplJ gene encoding 50S ribosomal protein L10 has protein sequence MGRTVEDKKAIVADLKETLSESTLALVIEYQGLTVAEITDLRRRLRPSGTICKVAKNTLMGIAIEGEEKWQPMSELLKGSSAFLLVKEDFSGAIKAYQDFQKASKKTELRGGVMDGRLLKEPDVKVLGDLPSKEQLMAQIAGGINALATKIAVGINEVPGSLARALQAISDKDKGDNAESDNAEGES, from the coding sequence ATGGGAAGAACGGTAGAAGATAAAAAAGCGATCGTTGCTGACCTCAAAGAAACTTTGAGCGAGTCAACTTTGGCACTGGTAATTGAATACCAGGGATTAACAGTCGCCGAAATCACTGACTTACGGCGGCGGTTGCGTCCGAGTGGCACTATTTGCAAGGTGGCAAAGAACACCTTGATGGGTATCGCCATTGAAGGAGAGGAAAAGTGGCAACCGATGTCTGAGTTGCTCAAAGGTTCCTCAGCCTTTTTGCTAGTTAAAGAAGATTTTTCTGGCGCAATTAAGGCTTACCAAGACTTCCAGAAAGCCAGCAAGAAGACAGAACTTCGCGGCGGCGTTATGGATGGTCGCTTGTTGAAAGAACCTGATGTCAAGGTACTCGGAGACTTGCCATCTAAGGAACAACTCATGGCGCAAATTGCCGGAGGCATCAACGCCTTGGCAACCAAGATTGCCGTGGGTATCAACGAAGTACCCGGTTCTTTGGCGCGTGCTTTGCAAGCAATTTCCGACAAGGATAAAGGCGACAACGCCGAAAGCGACAACGCCGAAGGCGAATCTTAG
- the rplA gene encoding 50S ribosomal protein L1: MTKKVSRRLQALLEKVEDTDYAPIDALSLLKETATAKFAEAAEAHIRLGIDPKYTDQQLRTTVALPKGTGQIVRVAVIARGEKVTEASNAGADIVGSEELIEQIQKGMMDFDKLIATPDVMPQVARLGKLLGPRGLMPSPKGGTVTFDVGSAIAEFKAGKLEFRADRTGIVHVMFGKASFSPEDLLVNLKALQETIDRNRPSGAKGRYWRTMYVSATMGPSIKVDVNALRDLKLTEAA, from the coding sequence ATGACGAAAAAAGTATCACGCCGATTGCAGGCGCTGCTAGAAAAAGTAGAAGATACGGATTATGCACCGATTGATGCTTTATCTTTGCTCAAAGAGACAGCAACAGCAAAATTTGCGGAAGCAGCAGAAGCGCATATCCGGTTAGGAATTGACCCGAAGTATACAGACCAACAGTTGCGAACCACTGTAGCATTGCCCAAAGGCACAGGACAAATCGTCCGGGTGGCAGTAATTGCCAGAGGGGAAAAAGTAACCGAAGCCAGCAACGCCGGTGCTGATATCGTCGGTTCGGAAGAACTGATTGAGCAGATTCAGAAAGGCATGATGGACTTTGATAAGCTGATTGCCACACCTGATGTTATGCCACAAGTAGCGAGGCTTGGTAAATTGCTTGGTCCGCGTGGTTTAATGCCATCACCCAAAGGGGGAACGGTGACATTTGACGTAGGAAGTGCGATCGCTGAATTCAAAGCTGGTAAATTAGAATTTAGAGCTGATCGTACTGGCATAGTCCATGTTATGTTTGGTAAGGCATCCTTCTCGCCCGAAGATTTGTTGGTAAACTTGAAGGCGTTGCAAGAAACGATTGACCGTAACCGTCCTTCAGGAGCCAAAGGTCGTTATTGGCGCACAATGTATGTGTCTGCTACTATGGGACCATCGATTAAAGTCGATGTCAACGCCCTACGCGATTTGAAACTGACCGAAGCCGCATAA
- the rplK gene encoding 50S ribosomal protein L11 has protein sequence MAKKVVAIIKLALNAGKANPAPPVGPALGQHGVNIMMFCKEYNAKTADQAGMVIPVEISVFEDRSFTFVLKTPPASVLIRKAAKIERGSNEPNKKKVGSITKAQLQEIAQTKLPDLNANDIEAAMRIVEGTARNMGVAIAD, from the coding sequence ATGGCGAAAAAAGTAGTAGCGATTATTAAACTGGCTTTGAACGCTGGGAAAGCCAACCCAGCACCGCCAGTGGGACCTGCGCTAGGTCAACATGGTGTGAACATCATGATGTTCTGCAAAGAGTACAACGCCAAAACAGCAGACCAAGCTGGGATGGTAATCCCGGTAGAAATTTCGGTTTTTGAAGACCGGAGTTTTACTTTTGTACTGAAAACGCCACCAGCATCAGTGTTGATTCGCAAAGCAGCGAAAATTGAAAGAGGCTCAAACGAACCGAACAAAAAGAAAGTTGGCTCGATTACCAAAGCCCAATTGCAAGAAATAGCCCAAACCAAACTGCCCGATCTCAACGCTAATGACATCGAAGCAGCAATGAGGATTGTCGAAGGTACTGCCAGGAATATGGGCGTAGCGATCGCGGATTAG